The proteins below are encoded in one region of Peptoniphilus sp. GNH:
- a CDS encoding GNAT family N-acetyltransferase has protein sequence MNVTLRPLTYEDALSFEYWGVHEEAYLSDYNFLARGENEIMEWYRWKIESPKAYYFAILEDGSPCGYVAIKNINEVMASCELGIVLDPNKVNRKIGHQALELIMDEAHKNLGLVEFNLRVACFNKRAISCYRSLGFETVYKGLAPYKADPIDFTKEENLRLKKYFFKFLFLDFFYYYKMRLRR, from the coding sequence ATGAATGTTACACTTAGGCCTCTAACTTATGAGGATGCTTTGAGTTTTGAATATTGGGGAGTCCACGAGGAAGCCTACTTGTCAGATTATAATTTTTTGGCAAGAGGGGAAAATGAAATCATGGAATGGTACAGGTGGAAGATTGAAAGCCCCAAGGCCTATTATTTTGCCATACTAGAGGACGGTTCTCCTTGTGGATATGTAGCTATAAAAAATATAAATGAAGTTATGGCTTCTTGCGAGCTTGGAATAGTCTTAGATCCAAATAAGGTAAATAGGAAAATCGGCCATCAGGCCCTGGAGCTAATAATGGACGAGGCTCATAAAAATCTCGGACTAGTGGAATTTAATTTAAGAGTGGCATGCTTTAATAAAAGGGCGATATCTTGTTATAGGTCTTTGGGATTTGAAACTGTCTACAAGGGACTTGCTCCATATAAGGCTGATCCGATTGATTTTACAAAAGAAGAAAATTTAAGACTCAAGAAATATTTTTTTAAGTTCTTGTTTTTAGACTTTTTTTACTACTATAAAATGAGATTGAGGAGATAA
- a CDS encoding ATP-binding protein, with the protein MNNNIYKQIIRDYENLRNKNLIEQKNRYLEVEEKVKGFSELENEIKQKVIETALLQIKNPDKNTVKKLTSELERLEKDKEELLIKAGYKKDYLDMRYSCKICKDQGFIDQKRCKCFNKRLTLKLFDQSGISHVLERENFKSFNYEAFSDQIDAKEGMSPRQNIRDIMKVVELFIKTFDKKNDMNLLFYGKPGLGKTFISNCIAKYLMEKNKQVIYMTAFSMVKLMEDVKFSKNVSEDAKYKYDLLYGCDLLIVDDLGVELSTSFTNSEIFNLINSRLLRGKKNLISTNLDIKDLSNTYTDRVFSRVYQKFTALKFFGKDLRTIL; encoded by the coding sequence ATGAATAATAATATTTACAAGCAAATCATAAGAGACTATGAAAACTTGCGCAACAAAAATTTAATAGAGCAGAAAAACAGATATCTGGAAGTGGAAGAGAAGGTCAAGGGATTTTCTGAGTTGGAAAATGAGATCAAGCAAAAAGTCATCGAAACAGCCCTCTTGCAAATAAAAAATCCGGACAAAAACACAGTCAAAAAACTGACATCAGAACTTGAAAGATTAGAAAAAGACAAGGAAGAACTTCTTATAAAAGCTGGCTACAAGAAGGACTATTTGGATATGAGATACTCTTGTAAAATCTGCAAAGACCAAGGATTTATAGACCAAAAAAGATGCAAGTGCTTTAACAAGAGGCTGACTTTAAAGCTCTTTGACCAATCAGGCATATCCCACGTCTTAGAAAGAGAAAACTTCAAAAGCTTCAACTATGAAGCCTTTTCCGATCAAATTGATGCCAAAGAAGGGATGAGCCCCAGACAAAACATAAGAGATATCATGAAAGTTGTCGAACTTTTCATAAAAACTTTTGACAAAAAAAATGATATGAACCTCCTGTTTTACGGCAAGCCCGGACTAGGCAAGACTTTCATTTCAAACTGCATAGCCAAGTATCTCATGGAAAAAAATAAGCAAGTAATCTACATGACAGCTTTTTCCATGGTAAAACTCATGGAAGATGTCAAATTTTCAAAGAATGTTAGCGAGGATGCCAAGTACAAATACGACCTCTTATACGGATGCGACCTTTTGATAGTTGACGATTTGGGAGTAGAGCTTTCCACAAGCTTTACCAACTCTGAGATTTTTAACCTCATAAACTCCAGACTCTTAAGAGGCAAGAAAAATTTAATATCTACAAACCTGGACATCAAGGATTTGTCAAATACATACACTGACAGGGTCTTTTCAAGAGTTTATCAAAAATTTACTGCCCTTAAATTTTTTGGAAAAGATTTAAGGACAATTTTGTGA
- a CDS encoding DnaD domain protein: protein MKIKIEKDLKMNLGSTSVENIFIDSFMPWADGNFVKIYLLGLRRAREDEEVNNKILADLLGVIENDIVRAWDYWEEMGIIKREDDSIVFLNLKKLFVENVYFAKTEEKKDLVETMTNPIIADMLSKVEFLMRRTISPMDKQDLASWIEIYNMPPQIILEAFKYACERQNVYKIKYVEKIIRTWSEKNIRSMEAVEEAFRAHDEKYYRYNEVMKTIGLGSKPFTDADFELVNKWFDLFLFDMDLVKEALKRVVNIDKPNLNYFDSILSSWHKKGITRPEEIELFDKKEAQEKENFRKTKFHNFEGHTKDLSRNEMEEMVKKKRDLLLKQIEEGNE from the coding sequence ATGAAGATTAAAATAGAAAAAGATTTGAAGATGAATTTGGGTTCCACCAGCGTGGAAAATATTTTTATCGACTCTTTCATGCCTTGGGCAGACGGAAATTTTGTAAAGATATACCTTCTCGGCCTGAGAAGAGCAAGAGAGGACGAAGAAGTAAATAACAAGATATTGGCAGACCTCTTGGGAGTCATCGAAAACGACATAGTAAGAGCCTGGGATTACTGGGAAGAAATGGGAATCATAAAAAGAGAAGATGATTCGATTGTATTTTTAAATCTAAAGAAACTTTTCGTAGAAAATGTATATTTTGCCAAGACTGAAGAAAAAAAGGACTTGGTCGAAACTATGACCAATCCCATAATAGCTGATATGCTCTCAAAAGTTGAATTTCTGATGAGAAGGACAATCTCGCCCATGGACAAGCAGGACTTGGCATCTTGGATTGAAATTTATAATATGCCCCCGCAAATTATTTTGGAGGCTTTCAAGTACGCCTGCGAAAGGCAAAATGTTTACAAAATCAAGTATGTAGAAAAAATTATAAGAACTTGGTCTGAGAAGAACATAAGAAGCATGGAAGCTGTGGAGGAAGCTTTCAGAGCCCATGATGAAAAATATTACAGATACAACGAAGTCATGAAGACCATAGGACTTGGCTCAAAACCCTTTACAGATGCGGATTTTGAGCTGGTAAACAAGTGGTTTGACCTTTTCCTTTTTGATATGGACTTGGTAAAGGAAGCCCTAAAAAGAGTGGTAAATATAGACAAGCCCAACCTCAACTACTTTGACTCAATCCTATCTTCTTGGCATAAAAAGGGCATCACAAGGCCAGAAGAAATAGAGCTGTTTGACAAAAAGGAAGCTCAAGAAAAGGAAAACTTTAGAAAGACCAAATTTCACAATTTTGAAGGTCATACAAAAGACCTTTCCAGAAATGAAATGGAAGAGATGGTCAAAAAGAAGAGAGACCTACTTTTAAAACAGATAGAGGAAGGCAATGAATAA
- a CDS encoding DUF3048 domain-containing protein: protein MKKKLIFLLLLISSLLLFACKDKNVAEKEKEVKEEEVKDERIFSPLGGSQVDSIIDDKRVIGIMIDNHPDAQPQSGLLDAEVIYEFKAEGEFTRYLALYQKDYPKIVGPIRSARPYFVDTAAEYQALYIHWGGSEAGYNEIAAAGLDDLDGIALEGISFFRNKEVKKKKPHNGYTTDELILAQMDKRKISKTGSFRPFKFGDDEVMEKATRACDEITLSFNPTHEMKYIYDKDLDAYKIIRNGTPLIDEKFIASSTNEGFVTADNLIVEFASSRVTGPLGTLTIDHIGSGKGLFVSRGKVEEIIWEKSDVHAKTIFKDLNGNEITLKRGRTWVSVLDPEDPVTILPEEVKTTQKEEGSQTTNKSTNENTKAEDKK, encoded by the coding sequence ATGAAGAAAAAATTAATATTTTTACTTTTACTTATATCAAGCCTTTTACTTTTTGCTTGCAAGGACAAGAATGTTGCAGAAAAGGAGAAGGAAGTAAAAGAAGAGGAAGTAAAGGATGAGAGGATATTTTCACCTCTGGGAGGCAGTCAAGTAGACTCAATAATTGACGATAAGAGAGTAATAGGGATCATGATTGACAACCACCCTGATGCACAACCTCAATCCGGTCTTTTAGATGCAGAAGTGATTTATGAGTTTAAGGCTGAGGGGGAATTTACAAGATATTTGGCTCTTTACCAAAAGGACTATCCAAAGATTGTAGGGCCAATCAGATCTGCAAGACCTTATTTTGTAGATACAGCGGCTGAGTACCAAGCTCTTTACATACATTGGGGAGGTTCAGAAGCTGGCTACAACGAAATAGCTGCTGCTGGCCTTGATGATTTGGATGGCATAGCCTTGGAAGGCATAAGCTTTTTTAGAAATAAGGAAGTAAAGAAGAAAAAACCCCACAATGGCTATACAACTGATGAGTTAATCTTGGCGCAAATGGATAAGAGAAAGATTTCTAAGACTGGAAGCTTTAGGCCCTTCAAATTTGGGGATGATGAAGTCATGGAGAAGGCAACTAGAGCCTGCGATGAGATTACTCTTAGCTTTAACCCCACTCATGAGATGAAGTATATCTATGACAAGGATTTGGATGCTTATAAGATTATAAGAAATGGCACCCCCTTGATAGATGAAAAATTTATAGCCTCTTCTACAAATGAGGGATTTGTCACAGCTGACAACTTGATTGTAGAGTTTGCATCTTCAAGAGTAACAGGCCCTCTTGGAACACTTACAATAGATCATATAGGCTCAGGCAAGGGTCTTTTTGTCTCAAGAGGAAAGGTAGAGGAGATCATTTGGGAAAAAAGTGATGTGCATGCCAAGACTATCTTTAAAGATTTAAATGGTAATGAAATAACTCTAAAGAGGGGCAGGACTTGGGTAAGCGTTTTGGACCCAGAAGATCCAGTTACAATTTTACCTGAAGAAGTAAAGACAACACAAAAAGAAGAAGGCTCTCAAACCACAAATAAAAGCACTAATGAAAACACAAAAGCTGAAGATAAAAAGTAA
- a CDS encoding dihydroorotase, with translation MLIKNTRLIDPASNFDARVDLLIKDGKIAKIAPKIEACEEVLDAEGLVCAPGFIDGHVHLREPGQTHKETIESGAAAGAAGGFTRLVAMANTKPIIDSPEELEKIQEKMRRQKIHIHSVAAISKGFRGEELTDFKRLKEAGAICLSDDGIAILKEETMERACKEAVKYDFILSLHEEDRKMIGLAGINEGKISKMLNMKGAPRQSEISMVKRDIAIAKKTGAQINIQHISAKESVDLVRQAKKEGVKVYAEATAHHFSLTDQAIVEFGSLAKVNPPLREEEDRLAIICGLKDGTIDMIATDHAPHTLDEKARAFEKCPSGMIGLETAFSLALKYLVEPGHLSLSQVIEKMSLNPAKIYKFDAGKVQEGKAADLVLFSTKEKTSYKDFKSKSSNTPFRGQSLLGKIKYTLVDGAIVYRG, from the coding sequence ATGTTAATAAAAAACACCCGCCTCATTGACCCGGCATCTAATTTTGATGCTAGGGTCGACCTACTCATTAAAGACGGAAAAATTGCAAAGATTGCCCCAAAAATCGAAGCCTGCGAAGAAGTTTTAGATGCAGAGGGGTTGGTTTGTGCTCCTGGATTTATAGATGGTCATGTTCACTTGAGAGAACCGGGTCAAACTCACAAGGAAACCATAGAAAGTGGAGCAGCTGCTGGAGCTGCCGGAGGCTTTACAAGACTAGTTGCCATGGCAAATACTAAACCCATAATCGACTCGCCTGAAGAGTTAGAAAAAATTCAGGAAAAAATGAGAAGACAAAAAATTCATATTCACTCTGTGGCGGCAATCAGCAAGGGTTTTAGGGGCGAGGAACTCACAGACTTCAAAAGGCTAAAAGAAGCGGGAGCCATTTGCCTAAGCGATGATGGGATAGCAATTTTGAAAGAGGAAACCATGGAAAGGGCCTGCAAGGAAGCTGTAAAATATGACTTTATTCTCAGCTTGCATGAAGAGGACAGAAAGATGATAGGTCTTGCCGGCATAAACGAAGGCAAAATTTCAAAAATGTTAAATATGAAGGGAGCACCCAGACAAAGTGAGATAAGCATGGTAAAAAGAGATATAGCCATAGCCAAAAAAACTGGAGCCCAGATAAACATCCAGCACATAAGCGCTAAAGAAAGTGTGGATTTGGTTCGCCAAGCTAAAAAAGAAGGAGTAAAGGTCTATGCCGAGGCGACTGCCCATCATTTTTCTCTAACAGACCAAGCTATTGTAGAGTTTGGAAGTTTGGCAAAGGTAAATCCTCCTCTAAGAGAAGAAGAGGACAGACTTGCAATTATTTGTGGTCTAAAAGATGGCACCATTGATATGATAGCAACAGACCACGCTCCCCACACCTTAGATGAAAAAGCGAGAGCCTTTGAGAAATGCCCGAGCGGTATGATAGGTTTGGAAACGGCCTTTTCTCTTGCCTTAAAATATCTTGTAGAGCCAGGTCATCTTAGCCTTTCTCAAGTTATTGAAAAAATGAGCTTAAATCCAGCCAAGATTTATAAATTTGATGCAGGAAAAGTTCAAGAAGGAAAAGCAGCAGATTTGGTCTTGTTCTCGACAAAAGAAAAAACAAGCTATAAAGACTTCAAGTCAAAATCTTCAAACACACCCTTTAGGGGGCAAAGCCTTTTAGGAAAAATTAAATACACCCTTGTAGATGGAGCCATAGTATATAGGGGTTGA
- a CDS encoding chromate transporter, which produces MEKKISLAKLFFTFFKVNAITFGGGYTIVPVLKDIFVNDYKLIKEDEMLDIVALAQSGPGAMAISTSLLTGYKLRGPLGAITCLVASVLPCLIILGIISNYYKAFKANFYINAALKGIGGIVSAVLFVTVFNMGKTAYKKNPIFSSFVMLLVFIIGYFTSVNTALLILLSALFGLSYFCIDKMRRRKDV; this is translated from the coding sequence ATGGAAAAGAAAATTTCTCTAGCAAAATTATTTTTTACTTTTTTTAAAGTAAATGCCATCACCTTTGGCGGTGGCTATACTATCGTACCTGTTTTAAAAGACATCTTCGTAAATGACTACAAGCTTATCAAGGAAGATGAGATGCTTGATATAGTCGCCCTTGCCCAATCAGGTCCGGGCGCCATGGCAATTTCTACATCTCTTTTAACAGGCTATAAACTCAGAGGTCCCTTGGGAGCTATCACCTGCCTTGTGGCATCTGTCCTTCCCTGTCTTATAATACTTGGCATAATATCCAATTATTACAAGGCTTTTAAGGCCAACTTTTATATAAATGCCGCCTTAAAGGGCATAGGCGGGATTGTGTCAGCAGTCCTTTTTGTAACTGTCTTTAATATGGGAAAGACTGCCTATAAAAAAAATCCGATTTTTTCAAGTTTTGTGATGCTTCTTGTATTTATAATAGGATATTTCACATCTGTAAACACTGCCCTATTGATTCTTTTATCTGCCCTTTTTGGCCTTTCTTACTTCTGCATTGACAAGATGAGGAGGAGAAAGGATGTTTGA
- a CDS encoding chromate transporter encodes MFDLFFVFLKIGALAFGGGYAVLSLIIYYVIDVKAWLMTSELMDLVSISQMTPGPIAINSATFVGQKVDGFIGSILATLGVTLPQFILMMILGYFLFSKGKKFKILDWILMGIKSGVVSLILISAISLFKSSVFDGDICLQNISPVAASCFILGLVLYIKKISLFKLIALGAVLGILLSTFLK; translated from the coding sequence ATGTTTGATTTGTTTTTTGTCTTTTTAAAGATCGGAGCCTTGGCATTTGGAGGCGGCTATGCAGTTTTAAGTCTTATAATCTATTATGTCATTGATGTAAAGGCTTGGCTTATGACAAGCGAGCTTATGGATTTAGTGAGCATTTCGCAAATGACACCTGGGCCAATAGCTATAAATTCAGCCACCTTTGTCGGTCAAAAAGTAGACGGATTTATCGGATCTATTTTGGCAACTCTTGGAGTGACCCTGCCCCAATTTATACTTATGATGATTCTTGGCTACTTTCTCTTTTCCAAGGGCAAAAAATTTAAAATTTTGGATTGGATTTTGATGGGCATCAAATCAGGAGTGGTTTCTCTTATACTTATTTCTGCCATCTCCCTTTTTAAAAGCTCTGTATTTGATGGCGATATTTGCCTGCAAAATATAAGTCCAGTTGCTGCTTCTTGTTTTATTCTGGGACTTGTCCTCTATATAAAAAAGATAAGTCTTTTTAAGCTTATTGCCCTGGGGGCAGTTTTGGGTATTTTATTGTCAACTTTTTTAAAATAA